In Planctobacterium marinum, the DNA window AATGCCGAAGAGACCTTATTTAGGGCGTTATCTTGCACTTCTTCTAAAGACAACAGGCCATCACCAGAGGTGTCCACTGCGTTGAATCTTTCTTCAGGTGAAGAAAAATCCGAGGTTTCAGGGACGATAATGGTGTCGTTATCTTCTGTCAGTGCAGCAACGCAATCTACAATGTCTTGTGCAATTTCAGAATGATCAGTTGCTTCACCGCGACGATTAGTTGTGGCTTCTTCAAAGGATAAAAAGCCATCTTCATCGGTATCTTTACGGTTGAACTTGTTTTCTGCGCGCTCACTAGTGTTTGCAGTAAACTCATCCAGTGATAATACTTCATCCCCACTGCTATCCAGTGATTGAAAGCGTTGCTCCAGAGAATTTCCGCGCTCTCTATCACCGCTTCGGGGGCCTTTTTGAGCATAAGTCACGGAACTAAATAGCACTGAGACCAATATTGAAGCAGTGGCAATGGCGAGAGGGCGCTGAGTAAATTTTGAGGTCATAGTCGACTCCTTGAATTCGATTGAGTTAAGTTGGCCTGCCGCACAGGCTTTGATGTTGTATTCAATGGCTATAACGATTGGCCAAGGCTGGCGTTGACAAGTTAAAGCAAAAATTCTCACAGAAATTGACTATGGCTACTGATAAAGCTGTCAAATAAGCGCATAATATTGATAAAAACAGCGACTTAGCTATAGAGCACACGTGTCTAAAAAACTCTTAAAATCTGGAATTGTGGTTAGCGCCATGACCTTTTTGTCGCGTATTCTCGGCCTGGTCAGAGATATCGTCGTGGCAAATATTATGGGCGCAGGGTTCGCCGCCGATGTGTTTTTGTTTGCTAATAAAATCCCAAATTTCTTGAGGCGTTTATTTGCAGAAGGGGCGTTTGCACAAGCATTTGTGCCGGTGTTGGCTGAAGTGCAACACCAACAAGACATCGATCATACAAGGCTTTTTATTGCTCGAATGGCAGGCACCTTAGGGACCCTTGTCACCTTGGTAACCCTCGTGGGGGTGATCGCCTCGCCAGTGATCGTCAGTATCTTCGCTCCCGGTTGGTTGATTGACTATCAAACTGGCGGTCCTGACGCCGACAAGTTTGAATTGGCGTCACAGTTGCTGAAGATCACCTTTCCTTATCTGTGGTTTGTTACCTTAGTGGCATTAGCTGGCGCAATTCTGAATTCAATAAACCGGTTTGCCGTTTCTGCCTTCACACCAGTATTACTTAATGTCGCCATAATAAGTTGTGCGATATTACTGCATGATAAATTTGCACAGCCCGCTTATGCTTTGGCTTGGGGAGTTTTTTTAGGGGGGGTGCTGCAACTGCTATTTCAAATTCCGTTTCTTGCCAAAGCGGGGGCACTGGTGCGACCTTCTTGGGGATGGCAGGACGAAAACGTACAAAAGGTGCGTAAGCTCATTATTCCGGCGCTGTTTGGCGTCTCTGTGGGCCAAATTAATCTATTATTGGATACGGTGATTGCCACAAGTCTTGTTACCGGATCTATTAGTTGGCTTTATTATTCAGATCGATTGTTAGAGTTTCCTTTGGGGCTGTTTGGCATTGCCATCGCTACGGTTATCTTGCCTTCTCTTTCACGTAATTTTGTGGCATCTGATGAGGGGGCTTTTCAACGCAACATGGAATGGGCAGTACGCATGGTATGCCTGCTAGGTTTGCCAGCAGCGGTTGGTTTGGCAGTATTGGCCGAACCTATGATGATGGTATTGTTTCAACGCGGTGAGTTCAGTGTGGACGATGCCCATTTTGCTTCTTTGAGCTTAATGGCTTATGCCACCGGGCTGCTTAGCTTTATGCTGGTAAAGGTACTTGCACCGGGATTTTACTCTCGCCAAGATACCAAAACGCCAGTGAAATACGGTATCTGGTGTATGGCAGCCAATATGGGCTTCAATTTAATGTTTGTCATTCCGCTGGGCTATGAAATGGGATACATCGGTTTGGCGATGGCAACCTCGGCATCGGCATTGCTGAATGTTATTTTACTCTATCAAAGACTACATCGGGATGGCGTTTTTCGTCTATCTTCCTCTACGGTGGTTTTCATCTTGCGTGCACTGTTACTCAGCGCCTTGATGGGCTGGGTGGTTTATTCGTTGAATGTTCCCGCCAATGATTGGGCTGTTATGCAGTTTGGCGCGAGAATCTGGAAATTGGCTGAGCTATTGGTAATAGCCGTTGCAGTTTATGGCGCCGGATTGGTACTTACCGGCGTCAGGCCCAGGCATTTGCTCGCGCGTTAGTTTGAGTTTTCGGCTTTGGCTTGCTTCACTATGTTGCGTACGTCTTGCAATAACTGCTGACTATCAAACACAATACCGTCTTTTATGGTGTAGCGAATGCCTTTGGTGCGCACTGGTTGGTTTTGTTCGTTGAGCATAAAATGTCCGGTGCCGTACAGTACCTTGAAGTTTTGGATAGGATTTTCTTTAACTATTACCAAATCGGCTTTTTTACCCACTACAATTGAGCCAATTTCACGCTCCATACCCAATGCCTGTGCACCGTTCAGCGTTGCCGCCTGAATCACTTCCAGTGGATGGAAACCAGCCTCTTGTAAGAGTTCTAATTCTCGGATGTAACCAAAACCATAAATCTTAAATATGTAGCCTGAATCGGACCCGGTAGTGACTCGACCTCCGTGATTTTTATAGTCATTTAAAAATGTCATCCACAAGCGAAAGTTTTTCTTCCAGTCGATTTCGTTTTGGGTGGTCCAGTCGAACCAATAGGAGCCGTGAGCATAGCGCGAAGGCTGGAAAAACTCCCATAAGGTGGGCAAAGTATATTCGTCATGCCAGTCGGCGTTCATTTCTCGCATTAAATCACGACTCGCTTCGTATATTGTCATGGTGGGGTTTAGGGTAAAATCCAGAGCAATAAGCCTGTCTCTGACATTATTCCAAGTCTCACTACCAGGCGCTGCGGCTTGTTGCCAAAGCCTGCCTGCTTCCTCGAAGCGATGTTGTTCATTCTGATAATTGTAGTGATGCGGGTAATGCTGAATGATTTTGTCCTCAAACATGGCCTCGGGCAGACCGTACCAGTGCTCCATGGTAGTGAGTCCTTGAGTTGCTGAATCCAATACATTAGTACGCATCACATTGAGCTGGGCATGATGCATGGCGCTGCCTAAACCTTGTTTATTAGCCTCGTCTAGTGCAGCTTGCATAATAGGTTGCGGCGCACCAAAAAACTTAATTCCGGCGACACCTTTGGCTTTCGCCATTTTTACCCAATCTCTGGCATCTTGCGCTGTTTCTATGGGTTTGGCTGATTCCATGCCAAAGCCCAGGTAAGGGATAATACGAGGCGCAGTGATCTGATTTTTATCGGCTTTCTCAACTTGCGGCAGTACCCAATCCAGACCATTAAAAGAGCCGGGTTCGCGTATTGTGGTGACACCGTGAGCCAGCCACAATTTGAAAACGTATTCCGCCGGGATGTTATCGGCGGAACCGCCAATATGGGCATGCATGTCCACAAATCCGGGGAGTACATAATGACCCATCAAATCCATTTCTTTATCACCTGGGTTAGCCTTGGGTCTTTTGTGTTCTAATACAGGTACATCTGAATGACCTACAACCACAATTTGCTTGATGCGGTCTTGTTCAATCACAATATCAACGGGACCTACCGGGGGGCGCCTTCACCGCTGATAAGGTTGACCCCTCTTAAAATCAATCGCTGCCAAGGACCATCACCTTCGGCTCTGTCTGGCGCAGTCGCCCCAAGTGTTGCCTGAACCGTGTCAGGGACAAGAAAACCGAGTAGACAGATAAAAAGAATGGCTTTTAAGTGCGACATATTGGGCATCGATGAGGTTTGTTTGTGCTAGAGACTAACCCAACATTTTAGACAAATCATGAAAAATCGCTTTTTTGGCCCTAAAACAGGCTGAAACTGCCTATCAGGTTCGCTATAATCCGGTGATTTTTGCGAGAATCAGATGATTGTTGCTAGGAATTGATTCATTTGATTAAGGGGCCGGTTTTGGAGTTTATCAGGGGGCTGCATAACATTCGTGATCCGCATCGCGGTTGTGTGCTCACAATAGGAAAGTTTGATGGCGTTCACCTGGGCCATGAAGCGGTGATAGGGCAACTCTTGGCTAAGTCACAAGAATTGCAGTTGCCCTCAGTGGTTATGCTATTTGAACCGCAGCCAGAGGAGTTGTTTACGCCTGATAAAGCGCCTGCCAGATTGAGCCGCTTGCGAGATAAATATCACCGCTTACAGCAACTTGGGGTCGATCGCTTGCTTTGTCTTAATTTCACCCCCATGTTTGCTGCTCAAAGCGCAGAATATTTTGTGCAGCATCTGCTGGTGGAACAACTGGGTATCGCTTTTTTAGTGGTAGGTGATGACTTTCGGTTTGGCAAAGGCCGAAAAGGGGATTTTGAATACCTGCAACAGGCTGGTAAACAACACAATTTTG includes these proteins:
- the murJ gene encoding murein biosynthesis integral membrane protein MurJ; protein product: MSKKLLKSGIVVSAMTFLSRILGLVRDIVVANIMGAGFAADVFLFANKIPNFLRRLFAEGAFAQAFVPVLAEVQHQQDIDHTRLFIARMAGTLGTLVTLVTLVGVIASPVIVSIFAPGWLIDYQTGGPDADKFELASQLLKITFPYLWFVTLVALAGAILNSINRFAVSAFTPVLLNVAIISCAILLHDKFAQPAYALAWGVFLGGVLQLLFQIPFLAKAGALVRPSWGWQDENVQKVRKLIIPALFGVSVGQINLLLDTVIATSLVTGSISWLYYSDRLLEFPLGLFGIAIATVILPSLSRNFVASDEGAFQRNMEWAVRMVCLLGLPAAVGLAVLAEPMMMVLFQRGEFSVDDAHFASLSLMAYATGLLSFMLVKVLAPGFYSRQDTKTPVKYGIWCMAANMGFNLMFVIPLGYEMGYIGLAMATSASALLNVILLYQRLHRDGVFRLSSSTVVFILRALLLSALMGWVVYSLNVPANDWAVMQFGARIWKLAELLVIAVAVYGAGLVLTGVRPRHLLAR
- a CDS encoding EF-hand domain-containing protein: MTSKFTQRPLAIATASILVSVLFSSVTYAQKGPRSGDRERGNSLEQRFQSLDSSGDEVLSLDEFTANTSERAENKFNRKDTDEDGFLSFEEATTNRRGEATDHSEIAQDIVDCVAALTEDNDTIIVPETSDFSSPEERFNAVDTSGDGLLSLEEVQDNALNKVSSAFESMDTDASGDVSYEEFESHNQQRKATRQAIRNCINELENDSVV